Below is a window of Impatiens glandulifera chromosome 2, dImpGla2.1, whole genome shotgun sequence DNA.
AAACCTGCCTctatttgaaaatactttttatttatgtttctttttagATTCGGATACATTTGGAAACTATTGGTTGTGACATGTTGGTTTGATTTCTGAATTATTTTATGCAAATACAGTTTCTTCAGAGTGTGTTCAGTATTGACACTGTAGTGAAGCCTCTTCCTCCAGCAATGGCGTACAACGTTTCTCGTAACCTGAGCTTCTTCACCCGAATCTTCACTCAATTCTTCGGTacccttctttctctctttctatgTTCTTGCTGGTTTTGACAATCAAACCTGAATTAGACTAGATTAGCGATACTAGCAAATGACACCCCTTTTTAGTTTCACCAAATTGAGTTTTTCGGGTAGAATTGTTTTATAGTTGGTTGTATCAACATTGAAACAAACATAGGTGAAATTACTCTATCTATTGCTTAATAATTCACTTAAAGTTCATTTCTTTCTGGCTAAATACTCaagaaacactttttaaatatgtttctTTTCTGGCCCCATTtgaacacaaaaataaatttctaaatctATGTCGGATTAAGTAGTTTTCAACGTTTCGATTCACATATGGGAAAAGGATAtgaaaagtgtttccaaatggggccaCTTAACGATCAACAAATAATTGAAGTTTTTGTATAGAGTTCAACCGTAGTGGATATATTAGAATAGTTTTCATCCCATTGAACAATTATAGAGTTTCATGTTTTATGATTAATGTTTGTTAGACCCCGAGGGTATTTCGAATGCCCAGAAGTCGCTTGGATTAGGACAAGAAGAGAAAGTTCGTCGCGTTCGCTGAAGGAAACATCTATTGCAccttttttcttttcctttcagCCCTAGATTGAGGTAACTGTTTTTTATGTTCAGTCTTCAAACATCTtccataaaacatattaaatttgtaGTACTGACttattattaaaagtaatatttatgtttaatttgataaatatataaggaTTGTTATACTCTTTTACATTGATTACTTTGTTAACTTTTCAATATATCAAAAGTTAGGTTATCATAGTCttattaaatagacttaaatTAGATAAGCTCTTCTTAATACATTAATAACTTGATAACACAGATTCAGATCTAACTTGTATTAGTTTGTTCTACTGAACCAACAAACTGACTTCACGAAGATAAATAAACGCTTTAACTCTAGAAAAAAACCGGAACGAAAACATAACATGAAGAAAAAAGACAAGAACAAACTCTCTCGACTAAGTTGATTAGATCATCGCAAGTTGCTGGATGTTCATGGGATAAACGACAGACATGTTACCGGAGAATGCCTTTCTCCCTATAAGAACATTAACCGCATCAGTTGGGTGAAACGCATCCCAAAACACATACTCTTTCCTGTTTGTACAAGGAGTTTGAAACGGAAGGCATGTTATTTGTCCTTTGTTCCTACCAATCCCGCAACACCCTCTATCTATGACGCTAAATCCTGTTCATACATACACAAATAGAGTTAGCTATTAAGAATGAAAGACGAGATAGATCAAATACTCACCATATGATTTGTAGTTTGTAAGTATGTCTTGAAATATTCGGTGAATGTCAACGTATAAGAATTGAGAACCGGGAAGGTTCATGCCAAGTTCGCTGATCATTGCCTTGACATTGTCGTTAAATGGAAGGACTAGTTTATTAACATCGTCAGAACATTGCCCAATCGGACTCTTTGCTAGAATGCTCGGTATGCATCCCATTAATCCTAAACCCGATAGTACTATCTTCCTCGCTCCCAAGCTGTACAATCTCTGTCAAATGCAAACACATATAGGATGTTTTGTTATCATTTCTTACGGCGAAAATGAACCAACAAGTGATGACTAGGGACGAGTCCAACTATTACTATTGATCTTAAGGTCATTTTGGTAATTTGGTACTTACGGTGAGTTGACGAGAGTACTGTTTAACCAAATAATCGGAATATTGTTGTCCATTGTACTTATTGCGAGTGGGGTAATTGGGCATAAGATAATTGTTAAGATAGTCGTTGCTTCCCATTCCCACGAAAAATATGCATCGAGAAAGCTCATCTGCCATACTAATTGCTTCCATCTTTCCCGTTATCTGATCTAACGTTTTCTCGAAGTTGTTTATCTGTTTGTCGAATGGAATTCTCCCTATCTGTTTAATTTCCCATGCATTTGAGGATTAGTtattcaagtttagagaaatgaAAGGTGAGATCACTTACGAAGTTCCGACCAGTGATGTCGAGGATTCCGGCAGCGGCGGAGGCATAATTGACTCCGTGAAGCATGTCATCGGGGGAGGTTCCTGAGTATGGTGGAATCAACGGCAGTCCTAATAACTCCGCTGCAATATTTGTCActttttaaaaatgactaaaatacCCCTCTATGTGTATATtgttttattacaattttaaaaaatatatattaaacttgtACTAACAAACAAAGACATAAAGACATATTAAATCTAAAAAGGTggatacaaaatataataaaaataaaacacttctAAAATCTCTTGGTGACATGtttgtatttttcttttcttatttttatgatttgtgatttttttttttaatttctcttttgGCATGTTTGTATCTTGTATTTACacgattataattattttttattatacatgagccagtttcaaacaaaaaacaaaatctaaaatcaatttataCAAGATTAACATCAAACCCTAGAGGGTATCATTGTAATTATGTTCAAACCCTAGTGAATGTAAACCAAGTTTAATATCACAAAATATATAACCAGCCAGGTTTTTTGAGCCCAAGTCAAGCATGTGCCCTTGAAGAGggttttaatgatttaaaaaataaaaataaaattaattaccaTTTTAACCCTCCTGATAAGGTAGGAGAACACAAAGTTGATATTTACTTAGaaacttttaattattcataaagttcatttgataaataaaaaatggtcacaaatttatgataaaaactcaaataaaaatatttaaatataacataaGATCTGAATTAGTCACGTTTCAAAAGACAATAGTAAACCTCAagcaacaaaaagaaaatataagagTTGTGTCATTCATCTAGCATTGAATTACAAATATCCATTCGCAAATTGGTCATTTGATATAATTGCTTAattccttaattatttatttattttatcaatatatttttgataatctTTATCAAGTTGTCGAAATTTAGGACTATCTAGATATAAAAGAGGATAATACATACCAATTTCATCAACCATGGTGTAGCCATTGGAAAATCGACCAGTAGGTCcgtcttcaaaatcaataccaTAAGGATAATAGTTAGCTTTTGCGAAAGACCGAAGTTTATTATTGTTTCCATTGTCGAGAAGTGAATCTCCGAAAACAAACATTGCCGGAACCATTTCTGAACCACCACTTTTCCCAAAAATCACCCCGTTATCATCTCCATCACCGATCGATTCTTGCCCTCTCGACACGAACAACATAACCGTCATACTCACCACCCAAAGGGGAACCCATGAAGTGAACTTAGCCATATGTGGTTCAAGAAGATAGAATTGTGAGTGAGTGGGAAGAAATTAAGAAAGGAGGAGAATAAATAGATAGAGAATCTGTATTAATTATAAATGCTTTCAACTGCCCTTTTCCTTTTGTAGTAAATACATGCAATTTTCAATGACAATTTACCATTGATGGTTTAGAATATTGTAATGACATTAATGGTCTATGCATGCAAGTCTATTTCTAAGGTTACCTAGCTAACATCCTCTAGggttttatatttgttatatatttttattttggaattaataaaatctttacattgattttgaattgaaaCATTGAATAAGTCAATAATATATGCATTTggagaaaaataatgatttatgaaTTTGTTGGATTCAATGGGTTTTTGGTATTTGCATAAACTTTGGATTCTcattatgaaatttaaatttaaatataaaaaaataaaaaccgtGTGTGAGAGAGTTTAGGTGATTGGGTAATTTGGAGGCAGTACTGAAGTGTTTGACTTTTATTTACTTCATTTTCTAAGAAATTATCATGGTCAAATCTCTGCATTTAAAGCCTTATTTGGTCGatgttattttaattctttataaaattcataatttaaaatcacttaatatacaatcttaaattaaaaatgggccattatataaacaatttatctttgacaaataaaatcaataagaaACATAAATGAAGGACTATGTTTAAGTCTCTAAAGAtaaagatatatttaaatttgtgttataatatattatataagttaggtatatataattataattttgaatatttttataattgaaaaaccaattaattgaaaataattaatacaaaataattgaaattttaattaatgaaaaaaataataaaataaatttaactttaataattaatatgtctGTCTTTTTTTAGAACGTTGGGTTACACTTCTCCTATGAAGTGCGACTAATCTCCGTGTGTTAAGTACATAACCCGTAAACACacataatcatttaaataggCGTGGAACTTGTCGTTTGACAAACTCAAACCCAGGATTTCAAAGAGACTGGGGATATTCATCTATTGTTGTCGCTacgctagaagaggggataaaaaaAGGTGATCACAAAGGTTAAACACATAAcctggaaatatatatatatatatatatatatatatatataatttatgacaaattaaaaatactcaataaatgttatattgaaaaattaaaaacccaATTAGCTaggttaatttatttaattactggGCGGCGGACCATCATTGGGGGCATATATATAGGCAGTTGAGAGTTGAGACACAATTCTCAAAATACAAATTAAGGTATTTGATTTAGGGTTATTTAAAAGTCaattttattatactatattatatatctaaaaaaataaaaattatcaacaaGACATTTATCACAAATTACTATGCATTACATTACATAATTGTCGCACATGAAATTATGACAATCTTAAAGATGAGACCTAAGGCATAATTAAATGccatattaattatttcaataaagtAAGCAGAAAATCCAGAACAAACCCATTATcccattattaatttattaattattaatccaAAACATAAACTACTTACCAATAGTTTAGCTAGGATATATATAtgcctaataatatatatgtcaCACCTGATAAATTTCACTATCTACTGTTAGTGGATAATATTGGTTACTACTATTCACTGGCAGAAAGTTACTAGTTCCCCAAAAATGTTCATCCATCTGcaatattataagttatttaaattaataatatataattattaaatagcTGAATTTACAaaggtaaaataataataaccttGTCTTGGAGATGTTTGTTTGCTGCTTTTAATATGCCCTCCTTATATCACaagaaaatataatgaaatcaatatatataggaaaattttacttattttcattataagttaaagttttaatgaaatgatttggAAATATAGGATGAATTTTATGGATATTGGATATTGTTAATTGTCTACCTTGTTCTTCAACAATTGAATCTCTTGGAACATGATATCCATCTGTTTAAAGAAGAATAAAGATTAAGAAATTGAGCAATTTAGAAGTTAATTGATTCCATTATTAGATCGAAACACGATAAAACAAACTCTTATAAATTATCGCATACTTTCGCTGATCGGACATGATAAATCCAGACTTCTAGATTCTTCTCGAGTGTATTCATTTCATCAAGTGTCATTGTGCCACTTCCCACTCCAAACATGTACCTAAGCATATGGTTACATTGGACCTTCTAATTATATCATAATgtgattttaattaatatataagttaatgaTGTTTTTCATCATAATAATACATAAACAAGGATaccttaaatattaatttgtatagtTTTCTTAGTATCCaagagtaatatatataattaatatttatagatttttaaaatatgtatagaATTAGCAAATTCATACCTCAGGCCCTTTTCCAGAAAGTCAATCTCATTCTTCAGCATATCAATTTCCTCCACAGGTTCCTAaagaacaaataattaaatatataatttatgtaaattAAGAGCAAAATGATCTTTCTGTTTAACATCGTATAAACAAAAGGCAAGAAAAGGTAATTTCAaacaatatttatcaaattgtCGAGCAATAGCGAAAATAAAGTTGACATTGAAGttaaatttatacttataaaacaaaaatattaatgactACTTAAGAATTAAGATACATTCTATTTGTTAATgctttcttatttatttgtgatttttttaattttgtgtaaaatCTAAACACATTCAACACTATGTTGTTTATAGGGGACTAGTAGTTATGATCTCCCATCCCACTAAATGGATTAGTTGGATCTAGTTATATATGCAATTAGACATGTCCAATGTTACTATTATGCTAAACACCAATACCTTGATAATCTTTGATAATGAATGAGGATTTAGGCAAGGAAATCACTTCTAGtaacattttctattttcttggCATGAAAATTTTCTTTAAGAATGATGGATAAGACCTAGAGGGGTGGGTGGGTTAAGAGTACAATAACAAAACAATGTGAAGGAGAATGaacttaatattttgtttagagCGTTAGTTTcgcttcttaaaaaaaaatcatggtGGTGTATGTGTTTAGattttacacaaaattaaaaaaagttacaaataaataagaaagcAATAACAAATAGAATGTACTAATCACTGTGAGTTAATTAAGTATATAGCACACAaatacacttaatcatttaattatgcGCAAAATTTATTGTCTAACAGACTCAAACTCATGACATCAGGGAAACTGAGAATATCTACGTACATTTTGTTACTGCTATGCTGGAAAAGGAATTGAATTTAGCATTTTATACTATTAAGTGTTGGATGTGACAccgtttatattatattcttaaaattttaaatctttcacatgatttatttattatatatatatatatatatatatataattcattaatatattaatgataaacaaatatatatgtgatattATTAGTGTTTGGGACAAAATTAGAACGgaaataatacaaatatcatccctactcaattattaattaaattagaagaaaaaaactgtaaatgtattttaatattttttgttgataaattaaattttgttgttgataaattaaatgatgaaaGATTTTGTTTGTTCATTTTTTACTATCTTATGCATTGTTGTTAttcaagttaattatttaaataactcatttgatgatatttaaataatcttgtttgacAATGTTATGAAAAAttgagttagtgtcgaaatgaTGTATACACTATTagtatttaatgaaaaaatatttgtttaaaaaaagtattttttatttaattagttatttaattaataatttaataatcaaaatctaTACTTGACACATGTGTTACACCCATCATAACCTAAATATGTCTGTATAGAATAGAATCagattgagaaaaaatatatgtcTAAAGCACAAAAGATAATAATGTTGAATGTGTTATTGATGTGTCATATCATTCATTATAAGtaagcattttaaatattatcttataGACAATTTATATGTCTTTAATTATTCCCTTGTAATAATactctaattaattatcatcaCAACACCTGGcatcttaattttatatattaattacccACAACTATTTGGAAAAGTAAAAGAATAATATgctcataaaaaaattaataaaatattatatttagagaGAGAACTTACGGGAACTTGCTTCTCCTTTGCCTTGCCGTCAACGGTGGTTTCAGAGCTGCCGGCGCCGGCGGTTGTCTTCACGTACTTGTCCATTAGACCTTGCATAGTCCtgtcataattatattttattttattttatttcaagtttaaataataaacaactatataattgttttaaaattcatgaatataatatgaaaataaaatggattataaatgtttataaatcACTTGGTATGAAATATTATGAAGGCAACGAGttcccattaaaaaaaacaaagcaTATAGTACAAAATtactctaaaaataaaaataaattgtaaatctcttcatagaataaatatttctttaaaaaactTGTTGGTAGGTCTTAAAACTAGGGCTTTTCTTAAACCAGtctatattaatttgaaatgaaaagtatgattttttcttccttttattAACTAGTTTATCatattttggttaattagtCTAGAATACCCTAACATGTTTTTCTCtacctaaaaaataaataaatttgaaactaaacatttttatttaaaaattaatcattattaaattaaaaaaatccttaaataatttgttttaaattaaaaaatcttttagcttgagagtttttaaaataattcacacaaaatcaaattttgtgATTAATCAATTCTCAACCATCACATCACccattttattaactaaaataataatccATTTCATGCCTCCAATAAAAGCGTTATTACAAAGTTATGGTGtactataaaattttataacttgacccaaaaaaatcaaaactattccaagtaatatttgatttaatactCTTTTTTATgcttatttcaaataatattaatttatgataatcTTGAATAAGTGAACattactatttaatattatattgaaaataaaacattacatATAGGCAAATTATATATGCAAGAGCTTGCTTTGCTTTcatttagttgttttttttaccaatttcaacattaatcaaacattatttaattatctttaatcaatcatattatttaattcattaataaaatttattctttatttcatgtaaaaaaaatattatatcattataaattaatacctttaagatttttttatcaaccaaatttatacttttcaaaattaatgaagatcaatattttttttaaataaaccccAACCAAACAATCTCTAAATTATAAATACTAACAATAATCAAAACatcaaatcatttattatttacaaaatagtGGACACAATGCTAAATTCACAactttatcttaattaattagtcatTTTAGAACAAAActaattaatcaataatatttagAGAGATAGAAAAGACCCGTTAGTGGCGAGTTCATAGAGCTTTCCATGGGCAGAGTAAATAAGAATTCCGATCTCAGCATCACAAAGGATAGAAAGTTCTTTGGCTTTCTTTAGTAAACCGGTTCTGCGTTTACAGAAGGTGACTTGACGATGAACCGGGTTCTCTATCCTCTTCATTTGAACCTTTCCTCTTGCCATATCTCTGATATAGAACTTTTTTAAGGGTCTGTTTGGTTTGATTGCTACGTACTAGGCAAACAACCTCCCACTAGTTTGAACTAGCTTCGAGGTTGATGCGTCACTACTAGTTAGCAGATAGTGATCTGATCTGCTTCTTTCTTCTATCTCTTATTCTCTCTAATATTTCACTTACCCAccttcttatatataaattgtctattagagcttgtttgatcatgggttttttagaatttttatgataaaaaactgggttatttgttttttaacttaaaaaatgtcTAAGAATATAGAGATCAAACGAGCTCTTATTCTCTCTCCAAAGAGAGATTCTTATTGGGCAGGTAGGCAGTAGAGTGAACTTCACAAAAGATTCATTAttatagaattaataattatttagtgATACAAGAAAAAAGAAAGTTTCATACAATTTTTAAGGAGTGATATAAACCAACTTGGGACTTCATTAGGAGTAAAAACCTATCATTTTATTTCTCTATAGGATGTAACTAGTTTATGACAACTTGTTTGGGGTAAGtttttagaaaga
It encodes the following:
- the LOC124924348 gene encoding GDSL esterase/lipase At1g71691-like translates to MAKFTSWVPLWVVSMTVMLFVSRGQESIGDGDDNGVIFGKSGGSEMVPAMFVFGDSLLDNGNNNKLRSFAKANYYPYGIDFEDGPTGRFSNGYTMVDEIAELLGLPLIPPYSGTSPDDMLHGVNYASAAAGILDITGRNFIGRIPFDKQINNFEKTLDQITGKMEAISMADELSRCIFFVGMGSNDYLNNYLMPNYPTRNKYNGQQYSDYLVKQYSRQLTRLYSLGARKIVLSGLGLMGCIPSILAKSPIGQCSDDVNKLVLPFNDNVKAMISELGMNLPGSQFLYVDIHRIFQDILTNYKSYGFSVIDRGCCGIGRNKGQITCLPFQTPCTNRKEYVFWDAFHPTDAVNVLIGRKAFSGNMSVVYPMNIQQLAMI
- the LOC124927956 gene encoding agamous-like MADS-box protein AGL12, whose translation is MARGKVQMKRIENPVHRQVTFCKRRTGLLKKAKELSILCDAEIGILIYSAHGKLYELATNGTMQGLMDKYVKTTAGAGSSETTVDGKAKEKQEIDMLKNEIDFLEKGLRYMFGVGSGTMTLDEMNTLEKNLEVWIYHVRSAKMDIMFQEIQLLKNKEGILKAANKHLQDKMDEHFWGTSNFLPVNSSNQYYPLTVDSEIYQV